TCAACATCCAACTCACCGTCTTTTTGGAGCGATTCAGCAACGAAGATTCTTATCAATGAGGTGAAACAAAGAGAAGTTCTTACAAACAAAGGGAAGCAAACTAAAAAGAGAATGTGGGAGgatatttcaaaagtattgGCTGGAAATGGTTTCCGGTTTACATGGGAGCAGGTGCAAGGGAGGATGAAGACTCTTACTACCAACCTGAAGAAAATCAATGACCACAATTCAAAATCAGGTAATGACAGAAAAACATGTCCATATATGGAAGAAATGAGTGAATTGTTTCAAGGAAATCCCGTTATAAAACCCAAATCAACCTTGGGCACATCTATTTCAAACAAGAGAAAGCAATGCAGTGAGGATTCTTTGGAAAGTAGTACCGGTATATCAGATGATGAAGATGATAAGAATAAAAAGAGTACTGAAAAAGCTGGCACATGTACgtcaatcaaaaaaaaaaaatctgcagcTACTGAGATTGTTGAATTTCTCAAAGATTACACAGGAAATCAGAAAGAGGAGAGGGCTTCAAatatgaaagaaagaaaagtaATGCATAATGAAAAAATGGACTTG
The nucleotide sequence above comes from Mytilus trossulus isolate FHL-02 chromosome 5, PNRI_Mtr1.1.1.hap1, whole genome shotgun sequence. Encoded proteins:
- the LOC134718272 gene encoding uncharacterized protein LOC134718272 — protein: MAETESVHLQCESCKSLYSNMDEFLRHSCISAGLNSQQSTCTETGDSRDDSASSSCSTSNSPSFWSDSATKILINEVKQREVLTNKGKQTKKRMWEDISKVLAGNGFRFTWEQVQGRMKTLTTNLKKINDHNSKSGNDRKTCPYMEEMSELFQGNPVIKPKSTLGTSISNKRKQCSEDSLESSTGISDDEDDKNKKSTEKAGTCTSIKKKKSAATEIVEFLKDYTGNQKEERASNMKERKVMHNEKMDLLREFINAVKK